The Candidatus Hydrogenedens sp. genome window below encodes:
- a CDS encoding sugar phosphate isomerase/epimerase family protein — protein MKIAIRDEILLESFPCITEGLNSLNLNQFELHLNNDFQSYSLNSNHKISLKSEEELLSLKKELQEQNIIVSALLTDFDISMHTENQSIDWLKNAVNIACTLGTPIIRIDSLLQQEHLYTFGKKIELFSNIFSELFAEIEDTPIKFAIENHGKEGNNPIFLLSVVHTIDDPRLGLTLDFGNFYWRGYPLSETEAILKLLAPYAKHTHIKNIAYPKTAQEIYRETGWEYDTYVCPIFKGDINIETILTELKKTNYDGVLCIEDESLGHFEDITQKRQILKQDVEFLIEITNDIQFDN, from the coding sequence ATGAAAATTGCTATTCGTGATGAAATTCTGTTGGAATCTTTTCCATGCATTACAGAAGGACTTAATTCCCTTAATCTTAATCAGTTTGAATTACATCTAAATAATGATTTTCAATCTTATTCTTTAAATTCAAACCATAAGATTTCATTAAAATCGGAAGAGGAATTGCTTTCATTAAAAAAAGAATTGCAAGAACAAAATATCATCGTGTCAGCATTACTCACAGATTTTGATATAAGTATGCATACAGAAAACCAATCTATAGATTGGTTAAAAAATGCAGTAAACATTGCCTGCACATTAGGAACTCCGATTATCCGTATTGATTCGCTCCTTCAACAAGAGCATTTATATACCTTCGGGAAGAAAATTGAATTGTTCTCTAATATTTTTTCAGAATTGTTTGCTGAAATAGAGGATACCCCTATAAAATTTGCTATTGAAAATCATGGAAAAGAAGGAAATAATCCCATTTTCCTTTTATCTGTGGTGCATACAATTGATGACCCCCGATTGGGATTAACATTAGATTTCGGTAATTTCTATTGGCGTGGCTACCCCTTATCTGAAACAGAAGCAATATTAAAATTACTTGCTCCATACGCAAAACACACCCATATCAAAAACATTGCTTACCCCAAAACGGCACAAGAAATTTACCGTGAAACTGGCTGGGAATATGATACCTATGTTTGTCCTATATTCAAAGGGGACATAAATATAGAGACAATATTAACAGAACTTAAAAAAACCAATTATGATGGTGTGCTATGTATTGAAGATGAATCCCTGGGACATTTTGAGGACATTACTCAAAAAAGACAAATTCTAAAACAGGATGTAGAATTCCTTATCGAAATCACCAACGATATTCAATTTGATAACTAA
- a CDS encoding alpha-galactosidase, with translation MKQTCAMIFFLLSISCVLYAQTTSLPEELSSASTSFERWFGEQVSRPADFFPGSLLIGDTPTSQIPDEWTREITKEKSIDKITCTLKLTHTQTGLIVQYKAIQYLHFPVIEWTAYYKNGGDKNTPILQNLKTIDTLFPEFKNQRTVLYRNKGDNCTPDSYEPIIEPMNRDFEIKLANTGGRPTQTTFPYFNFQRENAGLIFAISWAGQWSCRFYRDKEGALSIQGGQELTHFTLYPGEEVRGPMVVLLFYLGDKQRGQNLWRQWMIAHNLPHPYGKPPKVPMLFACSSHQYGEMVNANTDTQLMFIEKYLQRGFSLDYWWMDAGWYPCDGQWPKTGTWVVDETRFPGGFKPISDFAHNKGVKILVWFEPERVHSGTWLAETHPEWILGGKEGGLLNLGNTQSREWLTNHIDNILTKEGIDLYRQDFNMDPLDFWRKNDAPDRQGITEIRHVEGYFAYWDELLRRHPNMLIDSCSSGGRRNDLETLRRAVPLLRSDYIMEPIGNQCHTWALSEWFPFFGTGTSKTSDYEVMSVLCPSFTACFDQRQDDIDWQRLMNMIEQRKLYAENYYGDYYPLTPYSLEKNAWIAWQFNLPSKGTGMIQAFRREESDTESMRLPLHGLELKAKYRITQLHKEAKTLELTGKELMDYGVPLTLPEKPSALFVIYEKIKEQ, from the coding sequence ATGAAACAAACATGTGCAATGATTTTTTTTCTGCTTAGTATAAGTTGTGTTTTATATGCACAAACAACCTCTTTACCGGAAGAGTTATCTTCAGCCAGCACATCTTTTGAACGATGGTTCGGCGAACAAGTGTCCCGTCCTGCAGACTTTTTTCCCGGTTCCTTACTTATTGGCGATACACCCACAAGCCAGATTCCAGATGAATGGACACGGGAAATTACAAAAGAGAAATCTATTGATAAAATAACCTGCACTTTGAAGTTGACACATACTCAAACAGGTTTGATTGTTCAATATAAGGCCATTCAATATCTGCATTTCCCTGTAATTGAATGGACTGCGTATTACAAGAATGGTGGGGATAAAAATACTCCCATATTACAAAACTTAAAAACAATAGATACTCTATTTCCTGAGTTTAAAAACCAACGCACCGTGCTTTATCGAAACAAAGGGGATAACTGCACTCCAGATAGTTATGAACCTATAATTGAACCGATGAATAGGGACTTCGAAATTAAACTTGCCAATACAGGGGGACGCCCAACACAGACAACATTCCCCTATTTCAATTTTCAAAGGGAAAATGCTGGACTTATTTTTGCTATCAGTTGGGCAGGTCAATGGTCCTGTCGGTTTTATCGAGATAAGGAAGGTGCTTTATCTATTCAAGGAGGACAGGAACTTACCCATTTTACTTTATATCCCGGAGAAGAAGTCCGTGGACCTATGGTGGTGCTTTTATTTTATTTAGGAGATAAACAACGCGGACAGAATTTATGGAGGCAATGGATGATTGCCCATAATTTACCCCATCCTTATGGAAAACCTCCCAAGGTGCCCATGCTTTTCGCTTGTAGTTCTCATCAATACGGAGAAATGGTTAATGCAAATACCGACACACAATTAATGTTTATTGAAAAATATTTACAACGAGGTTTTTCCCTCGATTATTGGTGGATGGATGCAGGTTGGTATCCTTGCGATGGTCAATGGCCCAAAACAGGAACATGGGTTGTAGATGAGACGCGGTTTCCCGGTGGTTTCAAGCCTATTTCCGATTTTGCACATAATAAAGGGGTCAAAATACTTGTATGGTTTGAGCCGGAGCGTGTGCATTCAGGAACTTGGCTTGCGGAAACCCATCCAGAATGGATTTTAGGAGGGAAAGAGGGGGGATTGTTGAACCTTGGAAACACTCAATCTAGAGAATGGTTAACAAACCATATAGACAATATTCTTACAAAAGAAGGAATTGATTTATACCGCCAGGATTTTAATATGGACCCATTGGACTTCTGGCGAAAAAATGATGCCCCGGACAGACAGGGAATTACAGAGATACGACATGTAGAAGGTTATTTTGCATACTGGGATGAATTATTGCGTCGTCATCCCAATATGTTGATAGATTCCTGTTCCAGTGGCGGCAGACGCAATGATTTAGAAACTTTACGACGGGCTGTTCCTTTACTACGAAGTGATTACATTATGGAACCCATCGGAAATCAATGTCATACCTGGGCATTATCTGAGTGGTTCCCATTTTTTGGCACAGGCACCTCTAAAACATCCGATTATGAAGTCATGAGTGTGCTATGCCCCAGTTTTACAGCCTGTTTCGACCAGAGACAGGATGATATTGATTGGCAAAGGCTAATGAATATGATAGAACAACGAAAACTTTATGCTGAAAATTATTACGGTGATTATTATCCACTAACCCCCTACTCACTTGAAAAAAATGCCTGGATAGCATGGCAGTTTAATTTACCAAGCAAAGGCACGGGTATGATACAGGCGTTCCGCCGTGAAGAATCCGACACAGAAAGTATGCGGTTACCCCTACACGGTTTGGAATTAAAAGCGAAATATCGTATTACCCAACTTCATAAAGAAGCAAAAACCTTAGAACTTACAGGAAAAGAATTAATGGATTATGGTGTTCCCCTAACACTCCCAGAAAAACCCTCCGCCCTTTTCGTTATATATGAAAAGATAAAAGAACAGTAA
- a CDS encoding methyltransferase domain-containing protein — MGKEGLPFEDNSFTLIIGENILSDCFSLAQTINELHRVLKNDGILITAEPNVQYYRHVLKLLQGTWDETLEEGKTRFHFFTPSSLASLLNNSSFLIRVLSPIETDSTDSFPLSEDGFVHINRYHIGPLSQEEHRIFLIKRFLTVASKATGGNSG, encoded by the coding sequence TTGGGGAAAGAAGGACTTCCTTTTGAGGATAATTCATTCACGCTTATTATCGGAGAAAACATCCTTTCAGACTGTTTTAGTCTGGCACAAACGATTAATGAACTCCATCGTGTGTTAAAAAATGATGGTATCCTTATAACTGCAGAACCTAATGTGCAATATTACCGACATGTACTAAAATTGCTTCAAGGGACATGGGACGAAACCCTTGAAGAAGGTAAAACCAGATTTCACTTTTTTACTCCTTCTTCATTAGCAAGTCTTTTAAATAATTCCTCATTCCTTATCCGTGTCCTATCACCTATCGAAACAGATTCCACAGACTCTTTCCCTTTGAGTGAGGATGGTTTTGTTCATATCAACAGGTATCATATAGGACCTTTATCTCAAGAAGAACATAGAATTTTTCTTATCAAAAGATTTTTAACAGTAGCATCAAAAGCAACGGGAGGAAATAGCGGATGA
- a CDS encoding sigma-54 dependent transcriptional regulator: protein MATNKFRVLIIDDEESMREVIAIILERGGFLCQTAESVEESIRILKEQTFDAVITDLVMNNDSLAGMKILKWIRENIPELPTIMVTAYGSVENAIEAMQAGATDYIQKPFKSNEEVCLRVQKAIEQYHLLRENKALRTERALLQPFEEIIGTSSAIKKIRETIYRVAQLPSTVIIYGESGVGKELIARGIHRLSPRADKPFIAINCASIPETLLESELFGYKRGAFTGAIEDKEGLLVVANGGTVFLDEIGEMPVSLQARLLRVLDNNLVTPVGGTKEIKVDIRIISATNKNLEEMVNKGLFRNDLFFRLNVIPITVPPLRERKEDIPLLINHFLKMHSSRMGLPTPKVTPNVVELFLNYSWPGNIRELSNFIERILALCYETEIDLKLIPDSLKQILVNKSIQQVGINNIEQIKLPPEGIDLEKFIEKIERGLIEQALAYTKYSQKKSAKILGLTPRSFRYRLQKYGLSTDTDETLDKEEDNNISE, encoded by the coding sequence ATGGCAACAAATAAATTCCGTGTTCTGATAATAGACGATGAAGAGAGTATGCGTGAGGTTATCGCTATTATTCTCGAGAGAGGTGGCTTTCTTTGTCAAACGGCTGAAAGCGTAGAAGAATCCATAAGAATATTAAAAGAACAAACATTCGATGCTGTTATTACAGATTTGGTAATGAATAATGACTCCCTTGCTGGAATGAAAATTTTAAAATGGATAAGAGAAAATATTCCAGAGTTACCAACTATTATGGTTACGGCATACGGTAGCGTTGAAAACGCCATAGAAGCCATGCAAGCAGGAGCAACGGATTATATCCAGAAACCCTTTAAAAGTAATGAAGAAGTTTGTTTGCGTGTTCAGAAGGCTATCGAACAATATCATTTACTCCGCGAAAATAAAGCATTACGAACAGAACGGGCTTTATTGCAACCCTTTGAAGAAATTATCGGAACCAGTTCTGCCATAAAAAAAATTCGAGAAACAATATATCGTGTAGCACAACTACCAAGCACTGTTATTATTTATGGTGAAAGCGGGGTTGGTAAAGAATTAATAGCACGAGGAATACACCGTCTAAGCCCCCGTGCGGATAAACCTTTTATTGCAATAAACTGCGCCTCGATACCCGAGACATTATTAGAAAGTGAATTATTTGGGTATAAACGCGGTGCCTTCACAGGAGCCATAGAGGATAAAGAAGGGTTATTAGTTGTTGCTAATGGTGGGACAGTTTTCCTCGACGAAATCGGTGAAATGCCTGTAAGTTTGCAGGCTCGACTTTTGCGTGTTTTAGATAATAATCTCGTGACACCCGTAGGTGGAACAAAGGAAATAAAAGTAGATATACGCATAATTTCTGCCACCAATAAGAATTTGGAAGAAATGGTAAATAAAGGTCTATTCCGAAATGACCTGTTTTTCCGCCTCAATGTCATTCCGATTACTGTTCCTCCGCTACGAGAACGAAAAGAGGATATCCCTCTATTGATAAATCATTTTCTTAAAATGCATTCCTCAAGGATGGGTTTGCCAACACCCAAAGTTACCCCCAATGTTGTTGAACTTTTTCTAAATTATTCCTGGCCTGGAAACATTCGAGAACTCTCTAATTTCATCGAACGAATTCTCGCTTTATGTTATGAAACGGAAATTGATTTAAAACTTATTCCTGATTCGCTAAAACAAATCCTCGTGAATAAATCAATACAACAAGTAGGAATAAACAATATCGAACAGATTAAGTTACCTCCTGAAGGAATCGATTTGGAAAAATTTATAGAAAAGATAGAACGAGGATTGATAGAACAGGCTTTAGCATATACAAAATATTCTCAAAAAAAATCTGCCAAAATCCTCGGTTTAACCCCCCGTTCTTTCCGTTACCGACTTCAAAAATATGGATTATCTACCGATACTGATGAAACCCTTGATAAAGAAGAGGATAATAATATATCAGAATAA